A region of Bacteroidota bacterium DNA encodes the following proteins:
- a CDS encoding NADAR family protein: MSQKEEIKFYSVGGSYGEFSCFAVYPIRVKGKVWPTTEHYYQAQKFAGTSQELAIQKAATPMKAAELGRTKKIRVRPTWDNVKDNIMMEAMRAKFTQYADLKAMLLATEDAQITLHTETDAYWGDGGDGKGLNKMGKILMKVREELQKG, from the coding sequence ATGAGTCAAAAGGAAGAAATCAAGTTCTACAGCGTTGGAGGCTCCTACGGAGAGTTTTCTTGTTTCGCTGTGTATCCGATCCGGGTCAAGGGCAAAGTTTGGCCAACAACCGAGCATTACTACCAAGCACAAAAATTTGCCGGCACTTCGCAAGAACTTGCCATCCAAAAGGCAGCCACGCCCATGAAAGCCGCCGAATTGGGCCGGACGAAAAAAATCAGGGTCAGGCCAACTTGGGACAATGTCAAGGACAACATCATGATGGAGGCAATGCGGGCCAAGTTCACCCAATATGCCGACCTCAAGGCCATGTTGTTGGCAACCGAGGATGCCCAAATCACCCTTCACACCGAGACCGATGCCTACTGGGGCGATGGTGGTGACGGAAAAGGCCTGAACAAGATGGGCAAGATCCTCATGAAGGTGCGCGAAGAGCTTCAAAAGGGCTAG
- a CDS encoding NAD(P)/FAD-dependent oxidoreductase has product MVAGTPPDFAVGIIGAGFAGIIAAMQLQKQGRNNFIIFERADQVGGTWRDNTYPGCACDVPSHVYSIAAAPNPSWSRMFSPQQEILAYMQDVVRQNGLEGKIRYGADIVHCEFDTASGRWKLTDRQGRSTTVKAVIAALGPLNRPKWPDIPGIEAFQGKAFHTSQWDHACDLTGKNVAVIGTGASAIQVVPSIAPIVGNLTVFQRTAAWVSNRNDHPISQPQQRRYKRFPILQRLMRTIIYWVMEIRGRLFIGNRFLHRLEQRACLRKLEKEVQNPEIRRKLTPAYTLGCKRILQSDDYLPTFNRPNVTLVTDSIAEITQTGIRTADGAEFPVDVIIFSTGFEAAEIKTDATITGLDGREIFAEWAKTGMEAYKGTTFSGYPNFTYVLGPNTGLGHSSVLHIMESQMPYILQYLDVLDQQGPNGYLDVKPEVQKAHNAALQAQFKGTVWESGCKSWYVNSQGKNTTLFPRLTREFRKQLAHFDAANYRCVR; this is encoded by the coding sequence ATGGTAGCAGGAACGCCTCCGGATTTTGCAGTGGGCATCATCGGGGCAGGATTTGCCGGGATCATCGCTGCCATGCAATTGCAAAAGCAGGGGCGCAATAACTTTATCATCTTTGAACGTGCCGATCAGGTTGGTGGCACTTGGCGTGACAATACGTATCCGGGTTGCGCCTGTGATGTGCCTTCCCATGTCTATTCGATCGCAGCGGCGCCCAATCCAAGTTGGTCGCGCATGTTTTCTCCGCAACAGGAAATTCTTGCCTACATGCAAGATGTCGTTCGGCAAAATGGCTTGGAGGGGAAAATCCGATATGGTGCAGACATTGTGCACTGCGAATTCGACACGGCATCGGGCCGCTGGAAACTGACTGACCGGCAAGGACGGAGCACCACCGTCAAGGCTGTGATCGCAGCCCTCGGTCCGCTGAACAGACCCAAATGGCCTGATATCCCAGGCATTGAAGCCTTTCAAGGAAAAGCCTTCCATACTTCCCAATGGGACCATGCATGTGATTTGACCGGCAAAAACGTGGCCGTGATCGGTACGGGCGCAAGCGCCATTCAAGTGGTACCTTCGATCGCACCCATCGTTGGCAACCTCACTGTCTTTCAGCGCACTGCTGCATGGGTTTCCAACCGCAATGACCATCCGATTTCGCAACCACAACAGCGCCGATACAAGCGGTTTCCGATCCTGCAACGGCTGATGCGTACCATCATCTATTGGGTGATGGAAATTCGTGGACGTTTGTTTATCGGGAATCGTTTTCTCCATCGTTTGGAACAGCGTGCCTGCCTGCGCAAGCTCGAAAAGGAGGTTCAGAATCCGGAGATTCGGCGCAAGCTCACCCCCGCTTATACCTTGGGATGCAAGCGCATCCTGCAATCCGACGATTACCTGCCCACATTCAACCGACCCAACGTCACCCTCGTCACCGATTCCATTGCCGAAATCACGCAGACGGGTATTCGCACAGCCGATGGCGCGGAATTTCCGGTCGACGTGATCATTTTCAGTACCGGATTCGAAGCCGCTGAAATCAAAACCGACGCAACGATCACTGGGCTCGACGGACGCGAAATCTTTGCAGAATGGGCCAAAACGGGCATGGAAGCCTACAAAGGCACCACTTTTTCGGGTTATCCCAACTTCACCTACGTACTCGGACCGAATACAGGCTTGGGGCATAGTTCAGTCCTGCACATCATGGAGTCGCAAATGCCCTACATTTTGCAATACCTCGATGTCTTGGATCAGCAAGGACCGAATGGGTATTTGGATGTCAAGCCCGAGGTGCAAAAGGCGCACAATGCAGCATTGCAGGCGCAATTCAAAGGAACAGTCTGGGAATCAGGGTGCAAAAGTTGGTATGTAAATTCGCAGGGAAAAAACACAACGCTTTTCCCTCGATTGACCCGCGAATTCAGGAAGCAATTGGCGCATTTTGATGCCGCGAATTATCGGTGCGTTCGATGA
- a CDS encoding T9SS type A sorting domain-containing protein gives MGKLSILLKLLGFVAIFLFPAGLQAQWNYVGPAGISSGWSAYNDIAVDSGGAPIVVFRDIGLQSAPCLRWDGSQWEQIGAASDTFPVGYDLHLFVGKEDKISLVFQDEGNNYLSCIRYNGSQWDYVGSQYLSQSMANYVTAAYDTAGQFHVAFVDMNGFHFLRENGANWDALPMNGLPSPIAYTSLQFGPDNTPYLMFTDMNTLKANCMSWNGAAWVGVGNAGFSTNFAKDDRLLISPTGAIFCAYDDGLTTVKKLNAQTQMWELIGQAGLGGSFMGLEDFIRDSNGGLYISTSQIAGDHARCLKFDGSSWSQIGGTGINDTTAGYPNIALSPDGTLFCTYNDFEISKAVVKEFVGAVKVEEQALGADFELFPNPGSSSLHFSEPSIRAKFSVRILDIRGKVRWMGNLTQQDAVSGIDLTNLDAGLYFVELTSANGTFCRKWIKQ, from the coding sequence ATGGGAAAGCTGTCTATTCTTCTGAAACTCTTAGGCTTTGTCGCGATCTTCTTGTTTCCTGCAGGATTGCAAGCCCAATGGAATTACGTAGGGCCGGCCGGGATTTCCTCTGGATGGTCTGCTTACAACGATATCGCAGTGGATTCTGGTGGTGCGCCGATCGTAGTCTTTCGAGACATTGGATTGCAGTCTGCCCCCTGTCTGCGGTGGGATGGCAGCCAATGGGAACAAATCGGAGCGGCAAGCGATACATTTCCGGTGGGGTACGATTTGCATTTGTTCGTCGGCAAGGAAGACAAGATTTCCCTGGTTTTTCAGGACGAAGGAAACAACTACCTCTCCTGTATCCGCTACAACGGAAGTCAGTGGGATTATGTCGGTTCCCAATACCTCAGTCAGTCAATGGCCAATTACGTTACCGCAGCCTATGACACTGCTGGCCAATTCCATGTGGCATTTGTGGACATGAACGGTTTCCACTTTCTTCGGGAAAATGGGGCCAATTGGGATGCATTGCCCATGAACGGTTTGCCTTCCCCGATCGCGTATACATCCTTGCAATTCGGTCCTGACAATACGCCGTATTTGATGTTTACCGATATGAATACGTTGAAGGCCAATTGCATGTCATGGAACGGCGCGGCTTGGGTCGGGGTCGGGAACGCCGGATTCTCCACCAATTTTGCCAAAGATGATCGGTTGCTCATTTCGCCTACAGGTGCCATATTTTGTGCTTACGACGATGGCTTGACAACGGTGAAGAAATTGAATGCACAGACGCAAATGTGGGAACTGATCGGGCAGGCGGGACTGGGAGGATCCTTTATGGGCCTCGAAGACTTTATTCGGGATTCAAACGGCGGACTTTATATCAGCACCTCGCAAATTGCAGGCGATCATGCACGTTGCCTGAAATTTGACGGAAGCAGTTGGTCACAGATCGGCGGAACGGGCATCAACGACACGACGGCAGGCTATCCCAATATCGCCCTCAGCCCCGACGGGACACTCTTTTGCACCTACAATGATTTCGAAATTTCCAAAGCGGTCGTCAAGGAATTCGTAGGGGCCGTCAAGGTGGAGGAGCAGGCTTTGGGTGCTGATTTCGAACTGTTTCCAAATCCTGGGTCATCGTCACTCCATTTCAGCGAGCCCTCAATCCGTGCAAAATTCTCGGTGAGAATTCTGGATATCAGGGGCAAGGTTCGTTGGATGGGAAATCTGACGCAGCAGGATGCCGTTTCTGGAATCGACCTGACAAATTTGGACGCGGGATTGTATTTCGTGGAATTGACCTCCGCCAATGGAACATTCTGCCGGAAATGGATCAAGCAATAG